From the genome of Pseudomonas sp. gcc21, one region includes:
- a CDS encoding TonB-dependent receptor: MTSTLQAQERQLSLPAQVVLGSERGDEEVRLPLARDTLAGDQITPQSLGANISESLQRVPGVVALNRQNYAQDLQISSRGFGARAAFGVRGVRLVQDGIPLTMPDGQGQPALFDLDSLQRIEVLRGPLTTLYGNASGGIIQGFTGEAPFYPTLDTRTAFGPDGLRRSRLRYGGQHGDLNVSANVSRLETDGYRDHSDTRRDLANLRLGWDIDDASNLTLLVNLLDQPETEDPLGLTAEALRGDRRQAVPGAYRFNTRKSVTHNQAGLNYQRRLSNDDEITLMIYGGERDVQQYLAFAGGLEYSGGGVIELDRRFGGGELGWQRDTELFGLPVELAAGLTYDYQGEGRKGFVNNEGFKGALKRDEFNRVDGQEAYLISTWQLDPRWSLTAGVRHSRIEFDSDDDFLLDGQNDSGSVRYNQTNPAVGVSYQWTETVSLYAALGQGFETPTFQELAYLPEGSGLNFGLEPSLSRNAEIGLKLRKDGTQVNVALFESRVKNEIVTGPDQLGTGRSTYANAGRSTRRGLELSIDQQFAHGVGAYLAYSYLDATFDRYRNSDGDDLSGRQLPGVPEHSLFAELSWQPPGTGFTTAVEAQSLSHRYATDDNSALAPGYAVFNWRAGYRHEIGQLALEPFARIDNLGDKEYIGSLIINGAGGRFYEPAPDRQWLVGLGVEYQWR; encoded by the coding sequence ATGACATCGACACTGCAGGCCCAGGAACGACAGCTGAGTCTACCCGCCCAGGTGGTGCTGGGCAGCGAGCGCGGCGACGAAGAAGTGCGCCTGCCCCTGGCGCGTGACACCCTTGCAGGGGATCAGATCACTCCCCAAAGTCTGGGTGCGAATATTTCAGAGTCGCTGCAGCGCGTGCCGGGTGTGGTCGCACTGAATCGGCAGAACTATGCGCAGGATTTGCAGATATCCTCCCGCGGGTTCGGTGCTCGCGCCGCCTTTGGCGTGCGCGGTGTGCGCCTGGTGCAGGATGGTATTCCGCTGACCATGCCGGACGGACAGGGCCAGCCAGCGCTCTTCGATCTGGACAGTCTGCAGCGCATCGAAGTACTGCGTGGCCCGCTGACTACACTGTACGGCAACGCCTCCGGCGGAATCATCCAGGGCTTCACCGGCGAGGCGCCCTTCTATCCGACGCTGGACACCCGGACCGCGTTCGGCCCCGACGGGCTGCGCCGCTCGCGTCTGCGCTATGGCGGTCAGCATGGCGATCTGAATGTCAGCGCCAATGTGTCGCGACTGGAAACCGACGGCTATCGCGATCACAGCGACACTCGCCGCGACCTGGCCAATCTGCGCCTGGGTTGGGATATTGACGATGCCTCCAACCTGACGTTACTGGTCAACCTGCTCGATCAGCCGGAAACGGAAGACCCGCTGGGCCTCACCGCCGAAGCCTTGCGGGGGGATCGCCGCCAGGCGGTGCCGGGCGCTTATAGGTTCAATACTCGCAAGTCGGTCACGCACAACCAGGCCGGCCTGAACTATCAGCGACGGCTGAGTAACGACGATGAAATCACGCTGATGATCTACGGCGGCGAGCGCGACGTGCAGCAATACCTGGCGTTTGCCGGAGGACTGGAATACTCCGGTGGCGGCGTGATTGAACTGGATCGCCGTTTCGGTGGCGGCGAACTGGGCTGGCAGCGCGACACCGAGCTGTTCGGCCTGCCCGTGGAGCTGGCCGCTGGCCTGACCTACGACTACCAGGGCGAAGGTCGCAAGGGCTTCGTCAACAATGAAGGTTTCAAGGGTGCGCTCAAGCGCGATGAATTCAACCGGGTCGACGGTCAGGAAGCCTATCTCATCAGCACCTGGCAGCTTGATCCGCGCTGGAGTCTGACCGCCGGGGTCCGACACAGCCGCATCGAATTCGATTCGGATGATGACTTCCTGCTCGATGGTCAGAACGACAGCGGCAGCGTGCGCTACAACCAGACCAATCCCGCGGTAGGTGTCAGTTATCAATGGACCGAGACGGTCAGTCTGTACGCTGCGCTCGGCCAGGGTTTTGAAACGCCGACCTTTCAGGAGCTGGCTTACCTACCCGAGGGCAGTGGGCTGAATTTCGGACTGGAACCAAGTCTGTCGCGCAACGCAGAGATCGGCCTGAAGCTGCGCAAAGACGGCACCCAGGTCAACGTCGCCCTGTTCGAAAGCCGGGTCAAGAATGAGATTGTCACCGGTCCAGATCAACTGGGCACCGGCCGTTCCACCTATGCCAACGCAGGCCGCTCGACCCGTCGCGGGCTGGAGCTGTCGATCGATCAGCAGTTCGCCCACGGCGTTGGAGCCTACCTCGCCTACAGTTATCTGGATGCCACCTTTGACCGCTATCGCAACAGTGATGGCGACGACCTATCCGGCCGGCAGCTCCCCGGCGTGCCGGAACACAGCCTGTTTGCCGAACTCAGCTGGCAGCCGCCAGGGACCGGCTTCACCACCGCTGTGGAGGCGCAGAGCCTGAGCCATCGCTATGCCACGGATGATAACAGCGCCCTGGCGCCGGGCTACGCCGTATTCAACTGGCGTGCCGGCTATCGGCACGAGATAGGCCAGCTGGCGCTGGAGCCCTTCGCCCGGATCGACAACCTCGGCGACAAGGAGTACATCGGCTCACTCATCATCAACGGCGCGGGCGGGCGTTTCTATGAGCCGGCGCCGGACAGGCAATGGCTGGTGGGGCTGGGTGTGGAGTATCAGTGGCGTTGA
- a CDS encoding aspartate aminotransferase family protein — protein MNSMPPRFDIHQDLSLDPYWMPFTANRQFKSRPRLLESAKDMFYTDVQGREVLDGTAGLWCCNAGHGRQEITEAVSKQIGKLDYAPSFQMGHPLAFELAERLADIAPAGLNRVFFTNSGSESVDTALKIALAYQRGRGQANRTRLIGRELGYHGVGFGGISVGGLVNNRRAFGSLLPGVDHLPHTLDIERNAFTRGLPKHGVELADDLERIIALHGSENIAAVIVEPMAGSAGVVLPPQGYLKRLREITSKHDILLIFDEVITGFGRLGDAFAAQRWEVTPDIITTAKGLTNGAIPMGAVFVSEQIQDAFMQGPENVIELFHGYTYSGHPVAAAAAMATLDIYANDGLLTRAQQLEIYWQESLHSLKDLHNVIDIRNAGLVGAIHLAAREGAPGARGYEVFEECFWEGLMVRCTGDIIALSPPLIIEKPHIDRIIETLEKVLRRTP, from the coding sequence ATGAATAGCATGCCGCCCCGCTTCGACATCCACCAGGACCTCAGCCTAGACCCGTACTGGATGCCTTTTACTGCCAATCGCCAGTTCAAATCACGACCGCGCCTGCTGGAAAGCGCGAAGGACATGTTTTATACCGATGTTCAGGGGCGTGAAGTGCTGGACGGCACCGCCGGGCTCTGGTGCTGCAATGCCGGACATGGCCGTCAAGAGATAACCGAGGCGGTCAGCAAGCAGATCGGCAAGCTGGATTATGCGCCCTCCTTCCAGATGGGCCATCCGCTGGCCTTTGAGTTGGCGGAACGCCTGGCGGACATTGCGCCAGCCGGACTGAATCGCGTGTTCTTCACCAACTCAGGTTCGGAATCGGTGGATACCGCACTGAAAATCGCCCTTGCCTATCAGCGTGGCCGTGGTCAGGCCAATCGAACCCGTCTGATTGGCCGTGAGCTGGGGTATCACGGGGTGGGCTTCGGCGGCATTTCCGTCGGCGGCCTGGTCAACAATCGCCGGGCATTCGGGAGCCTGCTGCCCGGCGTGGACCATTTGCCGCACACTCTGGATATCGAGCGCAACGCCTTCACCCGCGGTTTACCCAAACACGGGGTGGAGCTGGCAGACGACCTGGAACGGATCATTGCCCTGCACGGCAGTGAGAACATCGCAGCGGTCATTGTCGAGCCCATGGCCGGTTCCGCCGGCGTGGTGCTTCCGCCACAGGGTTATCTCAAGCGCTTGCGCGAGATCACCAGCAAACACGACATCCTGCTGATCTTCGACGAAGTCATCACCGGTTTCGGCCGCCTTGGCGACGCCTTCGCCGCGCAGCGTTGGGAGGTAACCCCGGACATCATCACCACCGCCAAGGGTTTGACCAACGGCGCGATTCCCATGGGCGCCGTGTTTGTCAGCGAGCAGATCCAGGACGCTTTCATGCAGGGGCCGGAGAATGTGATCGAGCTGTTCCACGGCTACACCTATTCCGGTCACCCCGTTGCCGCCGCTGCAGCCATGGCGACACTGGATATCTATGCCAACGATGGGTTGCTGACCCGCGCGCAACAGCTGGAAATCTACTGGCAAGAGTCGCTGCACAGCCTGAAGGATTTGCACAATGTGATTGATATCCGCAACGCCGGCCTGGTAGGCGCGATACATCTGGCGGCGCGCGAAGGTGCTCCCGGTGCCCGCGGTTATGAAGTGTTTGAAGAATGCTTCTGGGAAGGCCTGATGGTACGTTGCACCGGCGATATCATCGCTCTTTCGCCGCCGTTGATCATCGAAAAGCCGCATATCGATCGCATCATCGAGACGCTGGAAAAAGTGCTCCGCCGTACGCCATAA
- a CDS encoding PHB depolymerase family esterase, with translation MSPVAMAFNPPTPGPGPTDPPPDGPVACTDKELRPGETTRTINVGGQRREYVLYVPASYNNASETPLMLDFHALMTSADYQISNSGTREVADEEGFIVAYPQGINNAWNLGPCCTESRAVDDVGFARAVVEEVSAEACVDEKRIYATGYSNGGGMAYSLACRAADIFAAVAPAAFDMLEETTCEPSRPVSVFAARGTRDSIVPFEGGESTPPTRYRLDPITFLGAEGSLEKWADINNCSGTATDIGNNCKGYSNCDGDTEAVLCTANRGGHKAWDAEASWNFLKNHTLP, from the coding sequence ATGTCGCCTGTGGCAATGGCTTTCAATCCACCCACACCGGGTCCCGGGCCGACAGATCCGCCGCCGGATGGCCCGGTAGCCTGCACTGACAAGGAGCTGCGCCCCGGCGAAACTACCCGCACCATCAATGTCGGTGGCCAACGTCGCGAATATGTACTCTACGTGCCAGCGTCCTATAACAACGCCAGTGAAACGCCCCTGATGCTGGATTTTCATGCGCTGATGACCAGCGCTGATTACCAGATCAGCAACTCCGGTACGCGGGAAGTCGCCGACGAGGAAGGCTTCATCGTTGCGTATCCGCAGGGCATCAATAACGCCTGGAACCTGGGCCCCTGCTGCACTGAATCGCGCGCCGTGGATGATGTCGGCTTTGCCCGCGCCGTGGTCGAAGAAGTATCAGCCGAGGCCTGCGTCGACGAGAAACGCATTTACGCCACCGGCTATTCCAACGGCGGCGGCATGGCCTATAGCCTGGCATGCCGGGCGGCAGACATTTTCGCAGCGGTTGCACCCGCGGCATTTGACATGCTCGAGGAAACCACCTGCGAGCCATCACGTCCGGTATCGGTGTTCGCAGCGCGCGGCACCCGCGACTCCATCGTGCCGTTTGAGGGAGGTGAATCCACTCCGCCGACCCGCTACCGTCTGGATCCCATCACCTTCCTCGGCGCAGAAGGCAGCCTGGAAAAATGGGCGGACATCAACAACTGCAGCGGCACGGCTACCGACATAGGCAATAACTGCAAAGGCTATAGCAACTGTGACGGCGACACCGAGGCAGTGTTGTGTACCGCAAACAGGGGCGGCCACAAAGCCTGGGATGCCGAGGCCAGCTGGAATTTTCTCAAGAATCACACCCTGCCCTGA